One genomic region from Haloterrigena gelatinilytica encodes:
- a CDS encoding NAD(P)/FAD-dependent oxidoreductase — MTSTPRVLVVGGGLAGLVAARHLAGGGVDATLLERRETVGGRVRTLERDGYRFDRGFQVLFPAYPAVRRELDLEALDLRRFTSGATIAHSGHRTVLADPRSAPVTLPATLRNPDITMGDRLRVARLWWELRRTDLETLFDGTNESDESIERYLRERGFSDGFVETFVAPFYGGITLDRSLSTSRRVFEYTFRTLAAGGAAVPAAGMEAIPTQLADRVREVGGGVETGREVESVSSEGDSATVQLADGVNGEVDAVVVATDPPAARDLTGLESIPTGARGCVTQYYALPSGVDLETGRRLLLNAVDDDGPNHVVPHSAVAPEYAPDGEALISATYLEGEDLGASGDGVRLESSSERDDGRDPEERDAELAARTRDALESWYPDQRFGNLEALHTERVPFAQFDQPPGIHDGLPDPREPSGSVYLAGDYTRWSSIQGAMRSGREAARAVLEDLSG, encoded by the coding sequence ATGACATCGACACCGCGCGTCCTCGTCGTCGGCGGGGGCCTCGCCGGTCTCGTCGCCGCCAGGCACCTCGCCGGCGGCGGCGTCGACGCGACGCTGCTCGAGCGTCGCGAGACCGTCGGCGGTCGCGTCCGGACGCTCGAGCGCGACGGCTACCGGTTCGATCGGGGCTTCCAGGTGCTGTTTCCGGCCTATCCCGCCGTCCGGCGGGAGCTCGATCTCGAGGCGCTGGACCTGCGCCGGTTCACGTCGGGGGCGACGATCGCGCACTCGGGACACAGAACGGTCCTCGCGGACCCGCGTAGCGCACCGGTGACGCTCCCCGCGACGCTTCGCAACCCCGATATCACGATGGGCGACCGACTTCGCGTCGCCCGGCTCTGGTGGGAGTTGCGTCGCACGGACCTCGAGACGCTCTTCGACGGAACCAACGAGTCCGACGAATCGATCGAGCGCTACCTCCGCGAGCGCGGCTTCTCGGACGGGTTCGTCGAGACCTTCGTCGCGCCCTTCTACGGGGGGATCACCCTCGACCGCTCGCTGTCGACCTCGCGTCGCGTCTTCGAGTACACGTTTCGGACGCTGGCGGCCGGCGGCGCCGCGGTCCCCGCGGCGGGGATGGAAGCGATCCCGACGCAACTCGCCGATCGCGTGCGCGAGGTCGGCGGGGGCGTCGAGACCGGCCGCGAGGTCGAGTCGGTCTCGAGCGAGGGCGACTCCGCGACCGTCCAGTTGGCCGACGGCGTGAACGGCGAGGTCGACGCCGTCGTCGTGGCGACCGATCCACCGGCCGCGCGCGACCTGACCGGTCTCGAGTCGATCCCGACCGGCGCGCGGGGCTGTGTCACCCAGTACTACGCGCTGCCGAGCGGCGTGGACCTCGAGACGGGGAGGCGACTCCTGCTCAACGCGGTCGACGACGACGGACCGAACCACGTCGTCCCCCACAGCGCGGTCGCGCCGGAGTACGCTCCCGACGGGGAAGCGCTGATCAGCGCGACGTATCTCGAGGGCGAGGACCTCGGGGCCTCGGGAGACGGCGTGCGCCTCGAATCTTCGAGCGAACGCGACGACGGTCGCGACCCCGAGGAGCGCGACGCGGAACTGGCCGCGCGGACGCGGGACGCGCTCGAGTCGTGGTATCCGGACCAGCGGTTCGGCAACCTCGAGGCGCTGCACACCGAGCGGGTGCCGTTCGCGCAGTTCGACCAGCCGCCGGGGATTCACGACGGGCTGCCGGACCCGCGGGAGCCGTCGGGCTCGGTCTACCTGGCCGGCGACTACACCCGCTGGTCGTCGATCCAGGGCGCGATGCGAAGCGGACGGGAGGCTGCACGCGCGGTGCTCGAGGACCTCTCCGGATAA